In a genomic window of Methanosarcina horonobensis HB-1 = JCM 15518:
- a CDS encoding hydantoinase/oxoprolinase family protein, producing the protein MLIGIDVGGTTTDAVLIRNGEVYSTAKVPTEPANLLKSLLSALDEVSRGFPPEQFERVVFSTTVITNLIAEGKTERVALLLIPGPGVNPASYVFPDSFYLKGAMDYRGREIQPLDEAEIREAVNRIREQGFSRAAVVSKFGQRNPSHELRTEEILREMHPGCKVELGHKISGKLNFPRRVATSMLASATGEHYREFVSEIKKALEERKIRAPVYILKADGGTLPIEKSVEFPVETIFSGPAASTIGALALIPEGQTSVVVDIGGTTTDLALILSGKPLIASKGAKLGNFLTHVRAFAVRSIAVGGDSIVKVRETENGLRMITIGPERAGPAYCMGGEEPTPTDALRMLGLIEVGNPERANEAITVVASSLRKSETETASLIVETTAEMIAQAVREMFLEWEQEPAYRIWEVLQKKKERPENVVGIGGGAKGLISVVAEKLNAKPIIPDHSEVGNAIGAAVARPTLTLNLRIDTEQKVYSVAEEGEIASLKSTDIGNFNRMRSEEAEALATKLLRDRAKRFGISEYADEAEIVSSEVFNIVEGWFTAGRLFDVSMQISAGLIPEWNRGEKA; encoded by the coding sequence ATGCTCATAGGAATTGATGTAGGGGGCACCACCACGGACGCGGTGCTTATTCGGAACGGAGAGGTATACAGTACAGCCAAGGTTCCCACAGAGCCAGCGAATCTTCTTAAGTCTTTGCTCAGTGCCCTTGATGAGGTCAGCAGAGGGTTTCCACCGGAACAGTTCGAAAGGGTGGTGTTCAGTACAACCGTAATAACAAATCTTATTGCTGAGGGCAAAACAGAGCGTGTAGCTTTACTGCTCATTCCGGGTCCTGGCGTTAATCCTGCAAGCTATGTTTTTCCTGACAGTTTTTACCTTAAAGGAGCTATGGATTACAGGGGAAGGGAAATTCAGCCTCTTGATGAAGCTGAGATTCGGGAGGCTGTGAATCGAATAAGAGAGCAGGGCTTTTCCAGGGCTGCCGTGGTAAGCAAATTCGGACAAAGGAATCCTTCCCATGAACTCAGAACAGAAGAAATTCTCAGGGAGATGCACCCGGGCTGCAAGGTAGAACTCGGGCACAAAATTTCAGGAAAACTGAACTTTCCGAGAAGGGTTGCCACTTCTATGCTGGCCTCTGCAACAGGAGAACATTACCGGGAGTTTGTTTCGGAGATAAAAAAAGCTCTTGAGGAAAGAAAGATCAGGGCTCCTGTTTATATCCTTAAAGCCGATGGAGGAACTCTGCCAATTGAAAAGTCGGTAGAATTCCCTGTGGAAACTATTTTTTCGGGCCCGGCAGCAAGCACGATAGGAGCTCTTGCCCTTATCCCCGAAGGGCAGACATCTGTTGTGGTGGATATAGGCGGGACAACTACCGACCTGGCTCTTATCCTTTCCGGAAAACCGCTTATCGCCTCAAAAGGCGCAAAACTCGGAAACTTCCTGACCCATGTCCGGGCTTTTGCAGTCCGCTCGATAGCTGTGGGAGGAGACAGCATTGTAAAGGTCAGAGAAACAGAGAACGGACTCAGGATGATAACTATAGGGCCTGAAAGGGCAGGTCCGGCATACTGCATGGGAGGAGAAGAGCCAACCCCAACGGATGCTCTGAGAATGCTCGGGCTTATAGAGGTAGGGAACCCTGAACGTGCAAACGAAGCAATTACCGTTGTAGCTTCAAGCCTTAGAAAATCCGAAACTGAAACCGCTTCTCTTATAGTGGAAACAACTGCAGAAATGATTGCACAGGCAGTAAGAGAGATGTTTCTTGAATGGGAACAGGAGCCTGCTTACAGGATATGGGAAGTTCTGCAGAAGAAAAAAGAAAGGCCTGAAAATGTGGTCGGAATAGGCGGCGGGGCAAAGGGCCTGATTTCAGTAGTTGCGGAAAAACTGAATGCAAAACCGATCATTCCCGACCATTCGGAAGTGGGAAATGCCATAGGGGCAGCTGTTGCAAGGCCAACCCTTACTCTTAACCTGCGCATTGATACCGAGCAGAAGGTCTATTCGGTAGCTGAAGAAGGAGAGATTGCAAGCCTTAAATCTACGGATATCGGGAATTTCAACAGGATGCGTTCGGAAGAAGCTGAAGCCCTTGCAACAAAACTCCTCAGAGACCGCGCAAAAAGGTTTGGGATTTCCGAGTACGCGGACGAAGCCGAGATTGTCAGCAGTGAAGTCTTTAACATAGTGGAGGGCTGGTTTACGGCAGGGCGGCTTTTTGATGTAAGCATGCAGATTTCGGCAGGTCTGATTCCGGAATGGAACAGGGGGGAAAAGGCATGA
- the iscB gene encoding RNA-guided endonuclease IscB, producing MFVLNKNQKPLMPTNPAKARILLKAGKAKMVSRIPFTIKLNYNSKGYTQPVVAGMDSGSKKIGCAAVGNGKILYQSETEIRQDVSGKMQQRAMYRRTRRSRNTRYRPARFDNRRNSQREGRIPPSIRSKLESHFREKKFVESILPVTEWKVELASFDTHKITNPDVSGIGYQNGDQKGFYNLKAYVLSRDNHTCQHCKSKSKDPKLHCHHIIFRSQNGTDTPENLITLCSTCHQKLHEGKIKLFGNVSKTKHATDVGIIKSQIKKSEWNFKETFGYETKYKREQILELPKTHYNDGVAICCDFDQKVTTNPTIYFKKHVSKGDYQQTTGKRSEKKIPTGKLFGLRKFDLIRTEKGVGIVKGKRSTGYFVITDIFGNKIHDSVNVKRNCKRLKARTSTLIQMVAGLELTHSSPTCRAASSEEGVSCLWG from the coding sequence GTGTTTGTACTTAACAAAAATCAAAAACCGTTGATGCCAACAAATCCAGCAAAAGCAAGAATTTTGCTTAAAGCAGGTAAAGCAAAAATGGTCAGTAGAATTCCATTTACTATTAAGTTAAATTATAACAGTAAGGGTTATACTCAACCTGTTGTTGCAGGAATGGATTCTGGCTCTAAAAAAATAGGTTGTGCTGCAGTTGGAAACGGAAAAATACTGTACCAGTCTGAAACTGAGATCAGACAAGATGTATCTGGTAAAATGCAACAAAGGGCTATGTACAGGAGAACTCGAAGAAGCAGAAATACCAGATATAGACCTGCAAGATTTGATAATAGAAGAAATTCGCAAAGAGAAGGACGAATACCGCCTTCTATTCGAAGTAAACTTGAATCTCATTTCAGAGAAAAGAAGTTTGTCGAATCGATTCTGCCTGTAACAGAATGGAAAGTAGAACTTGCTTCTTTTGATACCCATAAGATAACTAATCCAGATGTTTCAGGAATAGGATATCAAAATGGAGATCAAAAAGGGTTCTACAATTTGAAAGCTTATGTTCTCAGCAGAGACAATCACACTTGTCAACATTGCAAAAGCAAGTCAAAAGACCCAAAGTTACATTGTCATCATATTATTTTTAGATCACAGAACGGTACAGACACTCCCGAAAATTTGATAACGCTTTGTAGTACCTGTCATCAGAAATTACACGAAGGGAAAATTAAACTTTTTGGAAATGTATCAAAAACAAAACATGCAACCGATGTTGGAATTATCAAATCTCAGATTAAGAAATCCGAATGGAATTTTAAAGAAACTTTCGGATACGAAACTAAATACAAAAGAGAACAAATCTTAGAGCTTCCGAAAACTCATTATAATGATGGAGTGGCAATTTGTTGTGATTTTGATCAAAAAGTAACAACAAATCCAACAATCTATTTCAAAAAACATGTTTCAAAGGGTGATTATCAACAAACAACTGGTAAAAGATCAGAAAAGAAAATCCCTACAGGAAAATTGTTCGGGTTGCGGAAGTTTGACTTAATTAGAACAGAGAAAGGAGTTGGTATTGTAAAAGGAAAACGATCTACAGGATACTTTGTGATAACAGATATTTTTGGAAATAAGATCCATGATAGTGTCAACGTAAAGCGAAATTGTAAACGACTGAAGGCTAGGACAAGTACATTAATTCAAATGGTAGCAGGTTTAGAGTTGACGCATTCCTCCCCCACCTGTAGGGCTGCGTCCTCCGAGGAAGGGGTATCCTGCTTATGGGGATGA
- a CDS encoding histone deacetylase family protein codes for MEQGGKGMKLGLEKIKDAFKGGAGKCTGADNEKREEEREKRNQRNEKNEKESDGIENPGDNPENPVQNLAVTDIENNQDESDTENNQETEFERMKGVKMKTKTSGQEPKNVPENESEKKPVIPKTRSGARRTGLIFFPAFDWAISPTHPEREERLLYTRDQIFEEGLMDLPQIAEYKPRLADYKDIARVHFCVPDIKAQATTPHLIAAGSCLVLADALMRGEVKNAFALVRPPGHHAMTVAHGNRGFCNINNEAILVEYLRKKYGIRRIAIVDTDVHHGDGTQEIFYNDPDVLFISFHQDGRTLYPGSGFMNELGGPKALGRTINIPLPPGTPDEGILYVLDSLVMPILEDFKPELILNSAGQDNHYTDPLANMRFSAQGYAKLNEKLAPDMAVLEGGYAIQSALPYVNTGIILAMAGLDYSCVSEPDFKPGMFVQAARDRQILEGVVATQLENWKNRDRLVEVEVAKHGDFYRRKKQIFYDTDMIQEFQEETVRMCPHCQGYITIDSHAHRSVNDIRIFGISVPIYACNSCQAEAAEEYRKRLNSPEYEYVYLQDKKADEYRTYNMRTKKETVY; via the coding sequence ATGGAACAGGGGGGAAAAGGCATGAAACTCGGGCTTGAAAAAATTAAGGACGCATTTAAAGGTGGAGCCGGAAAGTGTACCGGAGCAGATAACGAAAAGAGGGAAGAAGAAAGAGAGAAAAGAAATCAGAGAAATGAAAAAAATGAAAAAGAAAGTGACGGTATAGAGAATCCCGGAGATAATCCTGAAAACCCTGTTCAGAATCTCGCTGTAACGGATATTGAAAATAATCAGGATGAAAGTGATACCGAAAACAATCAGGAAACTGAGTTTGAGAGGATGAAAGGAGTTAAGATGAAAACAAAAACTTCAGGACAGGAACCGAAAAATGTGCCGGAAAACGAATCGGAAAAAAAACCTGTAATTCCGAAAACCCGGAGCGGAGCCAGAAGGACAGGTCTTATTTTCTTCCCTGCTTTTGACTGGGCAATTTCTCCAACCCATCCGGAAAGAGAGGAACGTCTCCTCTATACTCGAGACCAGATTTTTGAAGAAGGGCTGATGGATCTCCCGCAAATAGCCGAGTACAAGCCCAGACTTGCAGATTATAAGGACATTGCAAGGGTCCATTTCTGTGTACCTGATATAAAAGCCCAGGCAACAACCCCGCACCTGATTGCAGCCGGCAGCTGTCTTGTTCTTGCTGATGCTCTCATGCGAGGAGAGGTTAAAAACGCCTTTGCCCTTGTCCGCCCTCCGGGCCACCATGCGATGACAGTAGCCCACGGAAACCGCGGTTTTTGCAATATCAATAATGAAGCAATCCTTGTTGAGTATCTGAGAAAAAAGTACGGCATCCGCAGGATCGCAATCGTGGACACTGATGTCCATCACGGGGACGGGACACAGGAGATTTTTTACAACGACCCTGATGTGCTTTTTATTTCCTTCCACCAGGACGGAAGGACGCTATATCCGGGGTCAGGCTTCATGAACGAACTCGGAGGTCCAAAAGCCCTTGGAAGGACAATCAACATTCCTCTTCCTCCCGGGACTCCGGATGAGGGTATTCTCTACGTGCTCGATTCCCTGGTGATGCCGATCCTCGAGGACTTCAAGCCCGAACTTATTCTCAATTCTGCCGGACAGGACAACCATTATACCGATCCTCTTGCAAACATGCGTTTTTCCGCTCAGGGCTATGCAAAATTAAACGAGAAACTTGCCCCTGATATGGCAGTACTTGAAGGAGGTTATGCGATTCAAAGTGCTCTGCCTTATGTGAACACAGGGATAATCCTTGCAATGGCAGGGCTTGATTATTCCTGCGTCAGTGAACCGGATTTCAAACCCGGAATGTTTGTACAGGCTGCAAGGGACAGGCAGATCCTGGAGGGGGTTGTTGCAACTCAACTCGAAAACTGGAAAAACCGGGACAGGCTTGTAGAAGTAGAAGTAGCAAAACACGGAGACTTTTACCGCCGGAAAAAGCAGATCTTCTATGATACCGATATGATTCAGGAATTCCAGGAGGAAACAGTCCGCATGTGTCCTCACTGCCAGGGTTATATAACTATAGACTCACATGCCCATAGAAGCGTAAATGATATCAGGATATTTGGGATTTCGGTTCCTATTTATGCCTGTAACAGTTGCCAGGCTGAAGCAGCAGAAGAGTACAGGAAGAGGCTTAATTCTCCAGAATACGAGTATGTTTATCTTCAGGATAAGAAAGCTGATGAGTATAGGACCTATAATATGAGGACGAAAAAGGAAACCGTCTACTGA